In Humulus lupulus chromosome 7, drHumLupu1.1, whole genome shotgun sequence, the following are encoded in one genomic region:
- the LOC133791773 gene encoding uncharacterized protein LOC133791773, which produces MEANVNTISDSTNLIEVYVPIAPPQRSKIGPQRSLGVYVGFRGRRKETAGKKITWNAQLLSQFDPHTNQCELEVQTIIHLQNIANQLPDAFTDPKKITKSHVPAENASVRIEVSEGKYANESKACLECGRPVGSKDKNHRKRKGTNNQDGPNEEADNFEGYIDINNLKSLEEI; this is translated from the exons ATGGAGGCAAATGTTAATACAATATCAGACAGTACAAATTTGATTGAAG TGTATGTTCCAATTGCTCCACCACAACGAAGTAAGATAGGTCCTCAAAGGAGTCTGGGAGTATATGTTGG CTTTAGGGGGAGGAGAAAAGAAACAGCTGGAAAAAAAATTACATGGAATGCACAATTACTATCTCAATTTGATCCTCATACAAATCAATGTGAACTTGAAGTTCAAACAATAATTCATTTGCAAAATATTGCAAATCAATTACCTGATGCATTCACTGACccaaagaaaattacaaaatcaCATGTTCCAGCTGAAAATGCTTCAGTTCGAATTGAAGTCTCAGAAGGAAAATATGCTAATGAGTCTAAAGCATGCTTGGAGTGTGGTAGACCAGTCGGTTCCAAAGATAAGAATCATCGAAAAAGAAAAGGAACAAATAATCAGGATGGTCCTAATGAAGAGGCTGATAATTTTGAGGGATATATTGACATAAACAATCTCAAATCTCTTGAGGAGATCTAG